From the Carya illinoinensis cultivar Pawnee chromosome 4, C.illinoinensisPawnee_v1, whole genome shotgun sequence genome, one window contains:
- the LOC122307848 gene encoding probable trehalose-phosphate phosphatase H gives MTKQNVLASDTKSRVNLAIDVAMPEPSVFTTATAGGYISISRPKKFLKNLEICGEGRTTAWVDSMRACSPTRIRTTPSLADHDQSYWIDHHPSALDMFEQIIDASKGKQIVIFLDYDGTLSPIVDDPDRAFMSDAMRKTVRKLATCFPTAIVSGRCRDKVYSFVRLTELYYAGSHGMDIIGPAKGFKYKEGGGCVVQFQAASKFLPMIDEVYKQLVEKTNATPGAQVEHNKFCVSVHFRRVEEKKWNELAKQVRSVLKEYPKLRLSQGRKVLEIRPTIKWDKGKALEFLLESLGFANCTNVFPVYIGDDRTDEDAFKILREKGQGFGILVSKFPKETSASYSLQEPDEVMDFLKRLVQWKRPSHRALL, from the exons atgACGAAACAGAATGTTCTGGCCTCTGATACCAAATCTCGTGTCAACCTGGCAATTGATGTGGCCATGCCGGAACCGTCCGTTTTCACGACAGCAACGGCCGGCGGATACATTTCCATTTCAAGGCCTAAGAAATTTCTGAAGAACCTTGAGATCTGTGGGGAAGGAAGAACAACTGCTTGGGTTGACTCGATGAGAGCTTGTTCTCCGACCCGTATCAGAACCACGCCTTCTTTGGCCGACCATGACCAGAGTTACTGGATT GATCACCATCCATCAGCGTTGGACATGTTTGAGCAAATCATTGATGCCTCAAAGGGAAAGCAGATAGTAATCTTTCTGGACTATGACGGAACACTCTCTCCGATAGTCGATGATCCGGATCGAGCTTTCATGTCTGATGCG ATGAGAAAGACGGTGAGAAAACTTGCGACCTGTTTTCCCACTGCCATTGTGAGTGGGAGGTGCAGAGATAAG GTGTATAGTTTCGTACGGTTAACAGAGTTGTACTATGCCGGAAGCCATGGCATGGACATTATAGGACCGGCAAAAGGCTTCAAATACAAGGAA GGTGGTGGTTGTGTTGTTCAGTTCCAAGCCGCGAGTAAATTTCTTCCGATGATCGACGag GTTTACAAGCAGTTGGTGGAGAAAACTAATGCAACTCCGGGGGCTCAAGTGGAGCACAACAAGTTCTGTGTCTCTGTTCATTTTCGACGTGTTGAGGAaaag AAATGGAATGAATTGGCCAAACAAGTTAGATCAGTACTGAAAGAGTACCCAAAGCTTCGACTTTCTCAAGGAAGAAAG GTATTAGAAATCCGTCCTACCATAAAATGGGACAAGGGGAAGGCTCTGGAATTTTTGTTAGAGTCTCTTG GATTTGCCAATTGTACAAATGTGTTTCCTGTTTACATTGGAGACGATCGGACAGATGAAGATGCATTCAAG ATATTAAGAGAGAAAGGACAAGGTTTTGGCATTCTTGTCTCCAAGTTCCCAAAAGAAACGAGTGCATCGTATTCTTTACAAGAACCAGACGAG gttatGGACTTTTTGAAACGCTTGGTCCAATGGAAACGACCGTCACACCGAGCACTGTTGTAA